From the genome of Triticum aestivum cultivar Chinese Spring chromosome 3B, IWGSC CS RefSeq v2.1, whole genome shotgun sequence, one region includes:
- the LOC123068550 gene encoding uncharacterized protein isoform X1, whose translation MSRRRSPRLNPHTHTSQAKANAGMAIRRSPRLHHQTPVSIGVTRRRSSRLNPQIHIGEEGAGLTRRRSMRLHRQVHASEEGGAVVGLRRSPRLHPQIPVIEEDAGVTRRRSLRLNPQILANEEGGAVIGLRRSPRLHPQLHRSEEGAGVTNRRSTRLHPQVHSSEAGSGIPRRRRRGGASPAAPASLPDDDDMLREILMRLPPQPSSLPRASAVCKRWLRVATDPRFLSSFSAHHRKPPLLGVFERDMYNIVFTPVLDPPNRIPPEKFHTRRQIHGFQKAELLGCRHGRVLLLETDWFIVWDPITSEHHRVDIPPGFDELCYFYGAVLCATAHQVHGSCHSSTFNLVLMSPCQGHQAGTPPIACVYSSETGQWDNLISTADRCEFVNCNPGILVGNVLYWSSKRVRAQSNYLNLDELADDIIEFDLDRHSLAVIKGPPGLNYSTTHQIIKAEDGALGLAILSHGTFEMWQRKVGYHGGATWFLHKTFEMHTVLGLPPQVEGSVRGVEILGYDEENGVMFLFLDDNVYMVEVMSMKSLKIYQSSYQSYANDIHPFASFYAPAIPGGRDGAGILQDT comes from the exons atgagccgccgccgcagcccacgcCTGAATCCCCACACCCACACCAGCCAGGCCAAGGCGAACGCCGGAATGGCCATCCGCCGTAGCCCGCGGCTCCACCACCAAACCCCCGTGAGCATCGGAGTTACCCGCCGACGCAGCTCGCGGCTCAACCCCCAAATCCACATcggtgaggagggcgccgggtTGACCCGCCGGCGCAGCATGCGGCTCCACCGCCAAGTCCACGCGAGTGAGGAGGGTGGCGCCGTAGTAGGCCTCCGTCGCAGCCCGCGGCTCCACCCACAGATCCCCGTGATCGAGGAGGACGCCGGAGTCACCCGCCGACGCAGCTTGCGGCTCAATCCCCAAATCCTCGCGAACGAGGAGGGTGGCGCCGTGATAGGCCTCCGTCGCAGCCCGCGGCTCCACCCCCAACTCCACAGGAGCGAGGAGGGCGCCGGAGTGACCAACCGCCGCAGCACGCGGCTCCACCCCCAAGTCCACTCGAGCGAGGCGGGCTCCGGAATtccacgccgtcgccgccgcggcggTGCCTCTCCGGCTGCGCCTGCCTCCCTGCCGGACGACGACGATATGCTCCGGGAGATCCTCATGCGCCTGCCGCCTCAGCCGTCCTCTCTCCCGCGCGCCTCCGCCGTCTGCAAGCGCTGGCTGCGCGTCGCCACCGACCCCCGGTTCCTCAGCAGCTTCTCTGCCCACCATCGCAAGCCACCCCTCCTCGGCGTCTTTGAGAGAGACATGTACAACATCGTGTTCACTCCCGTCCTGGACCCTCCCAACCGCATCCCTCCTGAAAAGTTCCACACTCGGCGTCAGATCCATGGCTTCCAAAAGGCCGAACTGctcggatgccgccacggccgcgtCCTCCTCCTGGAGACGGACTGGTTCATTGTGTGGGACCCCATCACCAGTGAGCATCACCGTGTCGACATTCCACCAGGGTTCGATGAGTTATGCTACTTCTATGGGGCTGTGCTCTGCGCTACCGCCCATCAGGTGCACGGTAGCTGCCACTCCAGCACCTTTAATTTGGTCTTGATGTCCCCATGCCAAGGCCATCAAGCCGGTACTCCACCCATCGCTTGTGTATACTCCTCGGAGACTGGGCAATGGGACAATCTCATCTCAACAGCCGATCGATGTGAGTTTGTTAACTGTAATCCTGGGATCCTTGTTGGTAATGTCCTTTACTGGTCGTCTAAGAGGGTGAGGGCCCAATCAAATTATTTGAATTTGGATGAGCTGGCAGATGACATAATTGAGTTTGATTTGGATAGGCATAGTCTTGCTGTGATCAAGGGCCCTCCAGGTCTGAATTATTCCACCACGCATCAGATAATCAAGGCAGAGGATGGTGCTCTTGGTCTTGCCATATTGTCTCATGGTACATTCGAAATGTGGCAGAGAAAGGTTGGCTATCACGGTGGTGCCACATGGTTCCTGCACAAGACCTTTGAAATGCATACTGTTCTTGGGCTCCCTCCCCAGGTTGAAGGATCGGTGAGAGGGGTCGAAATACTTGGGTATGATGAGGAAAATGGTGTAATGTTTTTATTTCTGGACGACAATGTCTACATGGTTGAAGTGATGTCAATGAAATCCTTGAAAATTTATCAAAGCAGTTATCAAAGTTATGCCAATGACATTCATCCTTTCGCAAGTTTCTATGCACCAG CCATTCCTGGTGGACGCGATGGAGCTGGGATACTGCAAGATACGTAG
- the LOC123068550 gene encoding uncharacterized protein isoform X2, with the protein MSRRRSPRLNPHTHTSQAKANAGMAIRRSPRLHHQTPVSIGVTRRRSSRLNPQIHIGEEGAGLTRRRSMRLHRQVHASEEGGAVVGLRRSPRLHPQIPVIEEDAGVTRRRSLRLNPQILANEEGGAVIGLRRSPRLHPQLHRSEEGAGVTNRRSTRLHPQVHSSEAGSGIPRRRRRGGASPAAPASLPDDDDMLREILMRLPPQPSSLPRASAVCKRWLRVATDPRFLSSFSAHHRKPPLLGVFERDMYNIVFTPVLDPPNRIPPEKFHTRRQIHGFQKAELLGCRHGRVLLLETDWFIVWDPITSEHHRVDIPPGFDELCYFYGAVLCATAHQVHGSCHSSTFNLVLMSPCQGHQAGTPPIACVYSSETGQWDNLISTADRCIVLL; encoded by the exons atgagccgccgccgcagcccacgcCTGAATCCCCACACCCACACCAGCCAGGCCAAGGCGAACGCCGGAATGGCCATCCGCCGTAGCCCGCGGCTCCACCACCAAACCCCCGTGAGCATCGGAGTTACCCGCCGACGCAGCTCGCGGCTCAACCCCCAAATCCACATcggtgaggagggcgccgggtTGACCCGCCGGCGCAGCATGCGGCTCCACCGCCAAGTCCACGCGAGTGAGGAGGGTGGCGCCGTAGTAGGCCTCCGTCGCAGCCCGCGGCTCCACCCACAGATCCCCGTGATCGAGGAGGACGCCGGAGTCACCCGCCGACGCAGCTTGCGGCTCAATCCCCAAATCCTCGCGAACGAGGAGGGTGGCGCCGTGATAGGCCTCCGTCGCAGCCCGCGGCTCCACCCCCAACTCCACAGGAGCGAGGAGGGCGCCGGAGTGACCAACCGCCGCAGCACGCGGCTCCACCCCCAAGTCCACTCGAGCGAGGCGGGCTCCGGAATtccacgccgtcgccgccgcggcggTGCCTCTCCGGCTGCGCCTGCCTCCCTGCCGGACGACGACGATATGCTCCGGGAGATCCTCATGCGCCTGCCGCCTCAGCCGTCCTCTCTCCCGCGCGCCTCCGCCGTCTGCAAGCGCTGGCTGCGCGTCGCCACCGACCCCCGGTTCCTCAGCAGCTTCTCTGCCCACCATCGCAAGCCACCCCTCCTCGGCGTCTTTGAGAGAGACATGTACAACATCGTGTTCACTCCCGTCCTGGACCCTCCCAACCGCATCCCTCCTGAAAAGTTCCACACTCGGCGTCAGATCCATGGCTTCCAAAAGGCCGAACTGctcggatgccgccacggccgcgtCCTCCTCCTGGAGACGGACTGGTTCATTGTGTGGGACCCCATCACCAGTGAGCATCACCGTGTCGACATTCCACCAGGGTTCGATGAGTTATGCTACTTCTATGGGGCTGTGCTCTGCGCTACCGCCCATCAGGTGCACGGTAGCTGCCACTCCAGCACCTTTAATTTGGTCTTGATGTCCCCATGCCAAGGCCATCAAGCCGGTACTCCACCCATCGCTTGTGTATACTCCTCGGAGACTGGGCAATGGGACAATCTCATCTCAACAGCCGATCGAT GCATAGTCTTGCTGTGA